Genomic DNA from Theropithecus gelada isolate Dixy chromosome 1, Tgel_1.0, whole genome shotgun sequence:
TCTAAGTTCATATTACCTACATCTCTTATTTCAGGATTTTACtatatttgaaaaggaaaataaaacatgtatgcTCCAAggcaacacaaatgtattatatattccaTTTATAAATATGAAGCAGGGCGGAATAAATAACTGCATAAGATTCTATCTAGCTCTGAAATTCTCAGATTCTACCAATAGTATTTAGGTTTATTACTAAACAAATTCACCAGTAATATACCCAAAATTCATCAACATATAATTGCCAGATTTAGTTGTTAGTTACTAATAAGCATtctaaatattgaattttattctaaaagaCCTGGaataagaaaatctgaaaaataaaaaaaatagcatacAAGCAACTGTCCtttgaacaaaacaaaagtgaGATGGAACTATCAAATTTATACCTGAGAATGAGAAATGGAAAGATCTGGACTTTCTTTAGACCTCATAATTTCATCTTCCTCACAAACTAAACTTGGctctgtaaaaaaaagaaaaaaaaattaaacaggtatAAAATTGAGTTGGAAGTGAGTTAATGTACATTTTCATTAACTTCTTACCTCCAAGTTCAGAAGATGCAGggtttttttcctgttcttccaTTTTAGTTTCCATGTCCAAATCATCCTAtataattatgtgaagaaaaaaatggacacatTTCAAAAAGGAATTAAAACAAGTGAGCAGAAAGCATTTATGAACGAATTTGTTTCATGTGAAGGCTAAATACAATATAAAactactggctgggcatggtggctcatgcttgtattcctaccactttggaaggccatggagggaggattgcttgagactagtagttccagattagcctgggcaatatgatgagaccttgtctctatgaaaaaatttaaaaaattagccaggtgtggtggcatgtttctgtggtcccagctacgcaggaggctgaggtgagaggatcgcttgagcccagaagtttgagactgcagtagctgtgatcatcccactgcactccagcctgggagacagaatgagaccctgtctcaaaaacaaacaaacaaaccaacccaggctgggcacaatggctcacacctgtaatcccagcactttggaaggctgaggtgggcagatcacttgaggtcaggagttggagaccagtctggctaacatggtgaaatcctgtctctactaaaaatacaaaaattagccaggcatggtggcacacgcttgtaatcccagctactcaggaggctaaggcaggagaataccttgaacccaggaggctagcggttgcagtgagccaagatctgccactgcactccagtctgggcaatagagcaagactctgtctcaaaaaacaaaacacaacaaaacaaacaaaccaaaaaaccccaaaaacctaCAACTACCTTATACTTGCTAGAAATAAAAGTGTTCCTAGAATTACTATCAAAAGGCAATTTATTAATccaaataaagtataaaatactatttttctttattttgcagGGTTTCTTTAAGgacaaatcataaaaatatacaacttttggtcaggcgtggtggctcatgcctgtaatctcagcattttgagaggcagaggtgggcggatcacctgaagttgggaattcgagaccagcctgaccaacatggagaaaccctgtctctactaaaaatacaaaattagccaggcatggtggtgcatgtctgtaatcccagctactcaggaggctgaggaacaagaatcacttgaaccagggaggcagaggttgcggtgagctgagatcgtgccattgcactccagcctgggcaataagagcgaaactctgtctcaaaaaaaaaaaaaaaaaaaaaaaaaaaatatatatatatatatatatatgcaataaagACTCTTCAGCTCAGCCATGTTATGGTAAAAATAGCAACAGGTTTAATGTCTACATTACAATTATTGTTCCCTTTGTGATACATGTGaaagagatttaaatattttcaagaatgCTACAAACACCTCAGCCATATTTGTTATAACGCAAGACTGGGATTTAGGTcttagaaaaaagttttttttctttgactgaaTTGGTTGAAAATTGATTGAATTTTCCATGTGTAAAGATGTGGTCAGAGAGCCTAATCAGGATAGTGAATCTCTGTACATAGGTATTATAGTCATAACTTAGAATAAATTGAGacagagaaaacaagagaagTGAGATTAAAGGATATAATGTTAATGCCTGAAAGATTAAAGCAATAATGACTTTCACATTTGCTGGAAGTAAGGCAACTAAAAAACTCTTTTATACttctattcatccattcactcgACTAATACTTAGGATGCACTAACTACAAATTCAAGTGCTAGGCACAGGATGATTAAAAAGTTGAATAAGATACTTCCTGACTTCCAGGAACTTCCAGGCTGCTTCAGAACAGTTACTTTCCAGGCCCCAGAGAAATTCAAGCACAGGCTACCTGAACACTTAATAGGGATGTCGTAGAAAAGATTCCATCATTAGCCAGGGGTTGGACTAGTGCAATGCTTTTCAAATTATGCCCTAGAGTCCGAGGGGTTTCCTCAGAGTCCACTATGAAGGTAAGTGACATATGGAGTGGCAGAGCCTTCAGGAACATTCCCTGCTTCAACCAGAATAGTCATGCTTTTAAGTTCTAGTATAATGTTTGgactaaataaaaagttttaaaaccatAGGCCTAGACTTTAAGGACCCTTCCAACCTTGAGTTCACGATTATAATAGAGAATTTACACAAATGTTAATGGGAGCTATAAAAAATCTTCAGAATTGAGTAAagcatttgttattattgttctttATAACTCTCGAAATACACTTACACTTGTATAATGCTCCTGTTCATCTTCTACATCTTTGTCTCTCAGGATTTTTTGAAatggtgtttttatttgttttggtgaTAGTATAGTTGAATCAATATTTTCCATTCGTTCTCTCTCAGTGGTCACTTTTACTTTGAAGATGTGAAAAGGTGTTGAGACTTCTCCCACATTTAAATACATAGGCTCCCCTTCAAATATAACTCCTTCACAATCACCATCCTTAAAACCAGGAGGCTGGTAATCTGGGGGTGTAACTGCAAAAAAGTAAGTGTAAACCGTGCTGTtcatgaaattaaagaaaatattattattattataaaaacacatgcagaTTGCAGGTATTTCAAATAGTATATAAGAGCATAATGCAAAACATAAGAATCACTCTCCTACTATGTCCAAGTCCCCATTTTAATCCCTGAAGGTaagctttgttttcttcacttgACTGTCTGTGACCTTCGGTAAATTTTTTTCATCCCTgatttgattttctcatctgtcaaatagtgaaaataatagtacctacttcacagggtCATTGTGGGAATAAAATAAAGTGTTGTAAAATGTTGAGAACAgaactggcacatagtaaatactcaataaatgttagttgttatttttgttgctttatgTTCTTCTAGAAGACATGCatataataaaagatatttcatatttaCATAGGTTTTAggaattacatatataaaattcctTCAGAAACACAAATGAGATCATACCGTTCCATATCTAGCTGGTTTTAACTTAATAATATATCTTGGATAATGTAATTTATCAGCACCTTCTTTTTAACAGCTTGTGTAGTATTCTATTATGCAGATGGaccataatttatttactcaGTCCCCAGTGAAGGATACttaagttgtttccagtttgttcCTATTTTAGCCAATGCTATAATCAAAATccttatatatttgcatatttgcacaattatattttcaatatatttttctcactATAGAATTtctagattaaagatttaaaattttgatactgCCAAATTGTCCTCTAAAAATGTAGAACCTGTATACAGTCCCTCAAGTGTATAAAAGTGCCtgcttggccgggtgcggtggtttgtgcctgttatcccagttctttgggaggtcaaggtgggtgaatcacttgagatcaggagttcaagactagcctggccaagacggtgaaaccccatctctactaaaaatacaaaaattagccagacatggtggtgaatgcctgtagtcccagctactcaggaagttgaggcaggagaatcacttgaacccaggaggtggaggctgcagtgagctgagattgtgccactgcattccagcctgggcgacagagcaagactcagtctccaaaaaagaaaaaagtttctgtTTCCCCACATCCTTATCAATAATGGATTAACACATTTTACCAATCTGATAAGTGAAAACTGTTAActcattgttaaatttatttaattgagTGAGGTTATACTTCACATGGATTTATTCCTATCACTAGAGAAGCATCTATTTTAAAGCTTAATTTTGCAAATCTTTCTTTTTGAATAGtgatattaaatgtaaattttataatttcaaaaaatttaggtgctaaaaatatttggaatggaAACCAATTgcttcaataataataaaacataggtACCAACTGAAACAGGATGTATTGCAAATAGTACCTTCATCGTAGTAAAAAAGTTTCATGGTCAAACAAACATCATTAGGTAAAGGCCCCAGATTTTGCATTAGGATATAAATCTTGCGAATGAGGAGAATGCTTGCTTTCTTGGTGTCGGTAGATGACATGCTAGATTCATTGCTTTGGTTTTTACTAGAAGAGAATCacatattaatttcttttatgaaACCTGTGGCTTCTAGTATCATAACTTTACATTTTAACTATTTGAGATTCTTATTTCTATTATAGCATTAAGCTGTTAACTTGAAAGTTACCATGTGTTTTAATgtcattattataaaattttaatattaatatcattgctagaaatcaataacttaattttacttaaatgcattttacataaagtgtttaaagaaagcaaataatgttttaaaattgtatttctatatttctaatcACCTAAGTTCTCTTTCCACAATTAAAATTGCTTATAATTAACCACAGAATCTGGCTTGAAGCTACTCCAAGTCACCACTCCATTTTGCATAGCCACATCTTGATGGTTAATTGGGGATGACCCTGCAGTTTCAGAATGAATTCTGAAGTTTAGCTATATAGCATTAATATGAATAAGTGGTAATCtgtaatacaaaaagaaaactatagaacaATACCTTATGAAGTCCATGAGTGGTCCATTATTGGTGTATTTGAATTTGAATTGGTAACATTCTGAAATTgtcttaaatagaaaatattgcaGTTATGTTTCTGATATTCAGTACTAGCTGCTAAATAGCTATATTCTGTTTTGTATGACACAACATTTAGTCAATACTTTTTTTCTGCCATATTAATCCCTATTGGTCCATTGAAGCTTTTGATTCCTCGTGTTCAGTTTTCATGGTTTGGATATGGGGCTTCAGTCTTGGAGAGACATCtatttcccaactcattttaatGTATGTTATTTATACCACATGGAAGGAACTCCTTAGCAGGCAGATAAGGGAGGCAACATACCTCAGCAGAGTGGCTAACACAGGGCTTAAATCTTTGCTATACTGTAACCACAGGCATGCCACTTAAGCCTTAGTTTAAGTTTTAGTTTCCCCAGCTAAAAAAGGGATTAAAGACAGTACATATCTCATTGGTAGTTGTGAATAAATATTCACAAATGGGATACTTTATACAGGGTACTTTATAAAGTACCTGACAtatagtaaacattcaataaatgttattgtaTCAACAAGGTTGCTAATTTACTGATTGAAAAAATGCACaattataaaacatatgaaaataaatgaacattttctgaACAATCAATTAGTTTTCTGAACAATCTATTAATTCACAGCCTTTACCCAAATGATCTGCTTTGTCAGCATGGACACATATTAAGCATTAATTGCAGGCCTGAGTATCAAAGAAAAGACACATTCTCAGCCCTCCTGAAGCATGAAaacttttattgctttctttatatttcattgCTTACATAGTGATGTTTTTAAACATCTATTATTAACACCAGTTTAAATCTACCTCTCCTTGACTGAATGAAACATTTTAACAACTATAGCCTAATGGGTAAACACCCAAATCGTGAACTGGCCTTCCTAGGTCCAAAACCTGGTTCTGCCTCTTCTGCCACTATGACCTTAGGCAAGAAATCCCTTGTACCTAGATTTCCTAATCTGTAGAGTGGAGATGCTAACAGTGGTCACCTCATGAAAGCTGggatgaataaatgagataatgcacataaagCCCCAAAGAACAGAGCCTAATATAGAGTAAGCACTCAGTAGATCTTTCCCCCTTGTTTCTTATCTTCCGGTTTTCCCTTTCatgttctcccttctctcctttcattGTAAGATAAATAGTTAGCCATGACTGAATTGGGATGAATATTCTAAGTTTAAAGATGACTTTCTTACTTTCCTAAAACTCAAGCCCTTTCATAATtctaaaatatagtataaaaaatactgtaaagaaTTAGACGTCAGGAGATTTAAGTTATTTCTGACAGTT
This window encodes:
- the HORMAD1 gene encoding HORMA domain-containing protein 1 isoform X1 — translated: MATAQLQRTPMSALVFPNKISTEHQSLVLVKRLLAVSVSCITYLRGIFPECAYGTRYLDDLCVKILREDKNCPGSTQLVKWMLGCYDALQKKYLRMVVLAVYTNPEDPQTISECYQFKFKYTNNGPLMDFISKNQSNESSMSSTDTKKASILLIRKIYILMQNLGPLPNDVCLTMKLFYYDEVTPPDYQPPGFKDGDCEGVIFEGEPMYLNVGEVSTPFHIFKVKVTTERERMENIDSTILSPKQIKTPFQKILRDKDVEDEQEHYTSDDLDMETKMEEQEKNPASSELGEPSLVCEEDEIMRSKESPDLSISHSQVEQLVNKTSELDMSESKTRSGKVFQNKMANGNQPVKSSKENRKRSQHESGRRVLHHFDSSSQESVPKRRKFSEPKEHI
- the HORMAD1 gene encoding HORMA domain-containing protein 1 isoform X2, with the protein product MATAQLQRTPMSALVFPNKISTEHQSLVLVKRLLAVSVSCITYLRGIFPECAYGTRYLDDLCVKILREDKNCPGSTQLVKWMLGCYDALQKKYVYTNPEDPQTISECYQFKFKYTNNGPLMDFISKNQSNESSMSSTDTKKASILLIRKIYILMQNLGPLPNDVCLTMKLFYYDEVTPPDYQPPGFKDGDCEGVIFEGEPMYLNVGEVSTPFHIFKVKVTTERERMENIDSTILSPKQIKTPFQKILRDKDVEDEQEHYTSDDLDMETKMEEQEKNPASSELGEPSLVCEEDEIMRSKESPDLSISHSQVEQLVNKTSELDMSESKTRSGKVFQNKMANGNQPVKSSKENRKRSQHESGRRVLHHFDSSSQESVPKRRKFSEPKEHI